The sequence below is a genomic window from Sphingomonas crusticola.
CGGCGCGCAGCAGGCGCTCATGACTGCCAGCTATGACAGCGTCGTAGCCGAGGGTAACGCGCTCGGGCTCAATCCTAAAAGCGCTGGCGAACTCGCGGCGACATGCGTCGCGGCGGGTGCTCGCTTCACCTTGTTATGGCGCGAGCCGGACGAGGCGCTGCTGGCGGCTTTCGCGGAGCAAGGTGTAACGCATGTCATCGCCAAGCCGATCAGCGCGGCCGATCTTCTTTCCGAATTGAACAGGGCCTATGGACAACCGGTCGCCAGTCGGGACATTGCGGCGTGATCGGCTAGGCGGAGGCGTAAGATGAACATATTGTTCGTCGAAGATGATGCAATGAACCGCCGCGTGGTCCGCGACATGCTGACCGTGGCCGGTGCGACGATGGATGAGGCGGAGGATGCCGAGAGCGGCCTCCAGATGATCGACGCTTATGATTATGACATCGTGCTGATGGATCTGCGCATGCCCGGAATGGATGGACTGACCGCCATCCGCCACATCCGTGCGCGCACTGACGATAAAGCGAGCGTACCTGTGATCGTCGTCACGGCCGATACCGCACTGGATATCTGCCGCGACTGTATCGATCAGGGGGCCGACGAAGTGATTTTGAAGCCTGTCGCCATGAACAAATTGTTCGATGCGATCGGCCGCCTTATCGCGCGGGGCAACAGCCGGATGATGCTGAACTAGCGGCGTATCGCGAAAAATTGGCGGAGCTGATCGGCAGCCTCGCCCGCACCGATGCCGCCATAAACCTCAGGGCGATGATGACATGTCGGCTGCGCGAAGAAACGCGGACCGTGCACGACCGCCCCGCCCTTGGGGTCCTCCGCGGCGTAGTAAAGGCGCCCGATTCGCGCGTGGGCAATTGCGCCGGCGCACATTGCGCATGGCTCCAGCGTGACCCACAGGTCGCAGCCCTCGAGGCGCGGCCGATCAAGCTTCTGTGCCGCGCGGCGAATGGCGACGATCTCGGCGTGTGCGGTCGGGTCATTCCCGGCCAGCATCATGTTCGCGGACGTGGCTATCACTGACCCGTCGAGCGTCACGACCGCGCCGACCGGCACCTCCCCGGCCAGGGCAGCCTCCGCAGCAAGATCCAGCGCAATGCGCATCGGCACGGGCAAAGCTAATCGCATGAACCCGCCTTATCGGCGGATCGGGTCAGGCGCGAGCCAGGAAGTCCGGGCGCAGCACGACCGCCAGCGCGAAAAGGATGCCCGGCACCCAGAACAGGATCGTCAGAACGGTCCCGATCCAGAATGCCGGCTCAATCCCGCGCGCCAGATAGATGCCCAGCGGCGGCAGCAATATCGCTGCGATAACCGCCGCCGGGCTGACGTCACGCTGCATCAGTTGGCCTTGTGGACCGCGACGGTCGGGACGGCCACGGTCTTCTTCGTGGTTTCGACCTTGGGGACATCAACGGTCGTATTCTTCGTGCCGACGTCGATGCTGCCGACATCGGCCGACACGGCCGGCGCTTCGCCGCCCTTGACGCTCACCGTCGGCAGCGTCCCGGACTTACCATGAAGATCGACATAGCCGGTCGCGACCGCAATGATGCCGATGACAACGATGATAGCCAAAATCGTTACAATCGCGCGCATCGGTTTCTCCTGTTATAACTGAGGCGCCTAACGTGCGTTAGTCGAGTCGGTTGCATCCTTCGTCAGCAGGCTCCTTGACGAATTGGCGGGTTGCCGTTATCCGGCCGCTCTTTCCAGACCATCGATTTCGGGATTTCAGCGCATGTCGCGTATTTGCGAGCTGACCGGCAAGGGCCGGCAGGTAGGCCACAATGTGAGCCACGCCAACAACAAGACCAAGCGGACGTTTCTGCCGAATCTGCAGAACGTGACCTTGATCTCGGACAAGCTCGGCAAGGGCGTGAAGCTGCGCGTGTCGACCCACGGCCTGCGCTCGGTCGAGCATGTCGGCGGTCTCGACAATTGGCTGCTTAAGGCCAAGGGCGAGACGCTCTCGCTGCGCGCGCGCCGCCTCAAGCGCGAGATCGAGAAAGCCTCCGTCGCCGCCTGAGCCGCCTGCCGCCAACGTTAACGGCGGCTAACATGCTCATTCAGTATCGACTCAGCGGCCTTGCTGCATAAACCCGTGCGTGGCGGAGGTATCGCCATGAGTACGAGGATTGTGGCGATGGTGTTCAAAACGCTCAGACTTGCTGGAACGGCGATCATTGCCGCGACCATGCTTGTGCCGACCTTCGCCGGCGCCCAATATTACCGCGGCCCCGCTCCTTATTATCAGGCTGGCTATAGCCGGGACGGCTATGCCTCCGATCGCGACGGTTATTCCCGTGATCGCGACGGCTATGGCTACGACCGGGGCCGGCGAGACCGCGACCGCCGTCATGCCAATCGCGACCGCCGCGACTATCGCCATTGTGACCGCGGTACCGGCGGCACCATCCTGGGTGCTATTGCCGGCGGACTGCTCGGCAATGCCGCAGTGGGCCGTCGCGGCAATCATACGGCCGGTGCGCTTGCGGGCGCAGGCGTGGGCGCGCTCGCCGGGAACGCGATCGACCGCGATTGCTAAGGCGCGGTTCCCGACTTTGATCGGAATTCAGGCGGCGTCGAACAGCCCGGCAAGCTGTTCGACCATGGTTCCGCCCAGCTGTTCGGCATCCATGATCGTCACCGCGCGCGCATAATAACGCGTCACGTCGTGGCCGATCCCGATCGCCACCAGCTCGACCGGCGACTTGGTTTCGATCCACGCGATCACCTGACGCAGATGCTTCTCAAGATAGGAGCCGCTGTTCACCGACAGGGTCGAATCGTCGACCGGCGCCCCGTCAGAGATGACCATCAATATGCGTCGCTCCTCGGCGCGCGCCATCAGCCGGCCGTGCGCCCATAACAAAGCTTCGCCGTCGATGTTCTCCTTGAGCAGCCCTTCCCGCATCATCAGCCCAAGGCTTTTGCGTGCCCGGCGATAGGGTTCGTCCGCCCGCTTGTAGACGATATGGCGAAGGTCGTTGAGGCGGCCGGGGGTGGCCGGGCGGCCTGCCTGCAGCCACGCCTCGCGCGACTGCCCGCCCTTCCAGGCGCGGGTGGTGAAGCCCAATATTTCCACCTTTACGCCGCACCGCTCGAGCGTGCGCGCCATGATGTCCGCCGAGATCGCCGCGATCGAGATAGGACGTCCGCGCATTGATCCTGAATTGTCGATCAGCAACGTCACGACCGTATCCCGAAAGTCCGTGTCGCGCTCGATCTTGTAGGACAAAGAATGGGTAGGGCTGGCGACGACCCGCGCCAGCCGCGCCGCGTCGAGCAAACCTTCTTCCTGGTCGAACTCCCACGACCGGTTCTGCTGCGCCATCAGCCGGCGCTGGAGGCGGTTGGCAAGCTTGGTGACCGCGCCCTGCAGATGGATGAGCTGCTGGTCGAGATAGGCGCGCAGCCGCGTCAGTTCTTCCTCGTCGCACAATTCGCTCGCGGTCACGACCTCGTCGAAGCGGGTGGTATAGGCCTTGTAGTCGAGGAAGCCCGGCGTGTCGGCGGCCGGCCGATTTGGACGGACCGGCTGCATGCCTTCGTCGCCCTGATCGCCCTCCTGGCCGTCGCCTTCGAACTCGCCTTCTTCCGATTCCCGCGTTTCGCCCTGCTCGTCGCTCTCGGACGCGTCGGAGCGGACGTCCATCTGGCCGTCGCTCTGCCCGCCGGGCTGATCCTCGTCGCCGTTCTCGGTGTCCTCACCTTCCTCAGGTTCTTCGCCCTGCTCGCTACTCGATTCCTCGGGTTCGGTTGCTTCGGGCTGTGCCTCGACCAGTTCCAGATCCTCGAGCAGCCGCGTCGTCAGCCTGGCAAAGGCCCGCTGGTCGTCAAGTAGCAATTCGAGCGCGTCGAGGTCGGCGCCGGCTTTCTCCTCAATCCAGTCGCGCACCAGCGCAATGCCGCCCTCGGCGATGATCGGCGGCTTTTCCCCTGTCAGCCGCTCGCGCACCATCAGCGCAAGCGCGGAAGCGAGCGGCACCTCGGCGCGACTGCGCGCCCGTGTCAGCGAATCGGACCGCAGCCGCATTTCCAGCGCATGCGTCAGATTGGCGCGCACCCCCTCCATCGCGCGTGCCCCCAGCGCCTCGACCCGCGCCTGCTCGACCGCGTCGAATACCAGCCGCGCGGCAGGGTCGAGGGGAGCGCCGCGGGCATGCAGCTTGGAATCGTGGTGGCGCTCGCGCAGCGCAAAGCTGTCGGCGAAGCCCCGCGCCTCGGCGACCTGCTCGCGCGGCAGGTTGCGGCCCGGCATCGGCACGCGCAATTGCTTGAGCGAGGCCGATGGCGCTTCGGTGGTGAAGCTCAGTTCCAGCTCCGGCTCATGCGCCATCGCCCGCGCGGCACCGGCGAGCACGGATCGCAAGGCGTCGAGGGGCGATTGCTCGGCCATCAGGCCTTGCCGACGATGCTTTCGGGAAGATCCTTGCCGAACACGCGCTGGTAATATTCGGCCACCAATGGCCGTTCCGCCTCATCGCATTTGTTGAGGAAGGACAGGCGGAAGGCAAAGCCGATATCGCCGAGGATGAGCGTGTTCTGCGCCCACGAGATCACGGTACGTGGGCTCATCACGGTGGAGATGTCGCCCGCCATGAAGCCCTGGCGCGTGAGGTCCGCGACCTTGACCATATTGTCGACCGTCTTCTTGCCGTCGGGCTTGTCATATTCGCCCGACTTGGCGAGCACGATCTGCGCCTCGATCGCGGCCGGCAGATAGTTGAGCGTGACGACGATGTTCCAGCGATCCATTTGCCCCTGATTGATTTGCTGGGTGCCATGATAAAGGCCGGTCGTGTCGCCCAAGCCGACGGTGTTCGAGGTCGCGAACAGGCGGAAATAGGGGTTGGGGCGGATCACACGATTCTGATCGAGCAGGGTCAACTTACCCTCGGTCTCCAGCACGCGCTGGATCACGAACATCACGTCGGGACGGCCGGCATCATATTCGTCGAACACCAGGGCGGACGGCGTCTGTAGCGCCCATGGCAGCAGGCCTTCGCGGAATTCGGTGACCTGCTGGCCGTCGCGCAGCACGATCGCATCGCGGCCGACCAGATCGATCCGGCTGATATGCGCGTCGAGATTGATACGGATCATCGGCCAGTTCAGCCGGGCGGCGACCTGCTCGATGTGGCTTGACTTGCCGGTGCCATGATAGCCCTGGATCATCACGCGGCGGTTGAAGGCAAAGCCCGCGCAGATGGCGAGCGTCGTGTCCGGATCGAACACATAGGCCGGATCGAGATCGGGAACGCGCTCGTCGGCTTCCGAGAAGGCGGGGACTTCCATATCGGAGTCAATGCCGAACAGGTCGCGCACCTTCTTCATCTGGTCGGGCGCGTCCATCACCGTATCGGAACGGCTATCGGGCTGGATGTTGGAAATATCGGCCATATCAGTCTCGGTCGGCGGGAATGGGGGAGTCGAAACGGCGGTAAAGCCTCGTTGCTCTCGTCGCAACGCCGATCAGGCTACCTTTGCTGGGAGCGGGAACAGGGTGACGAAGCGTGCCGCCAGCGCGCGATCGCCTTCGACGCGCACCAGCCCGGCCGCTTCAAGGCGGGCGAGCGGCTCGCCCGCATAGACGGCAGCGGCGATGTTGCGGGCCTCGTCCGTGCTCATTGCGAATGCCGGAGCCGTCGCCGGGGCACGCGTGACTTCAAGCGCGCCATTGCCGAGATGAGCTGCAAAAGGGTCGGGTCCGATGCGAAAACCAATCTCTGCATCGATCCCTGCAGCGCGCGCGGGATCGATCATGGTCCGGAAGGACATCATCAGCGACGCGCCGCTCAGCGGCAGGCGCGGATCGTGCAGCGGCGAGCGTACTGCCCAGCGACCGAGCGCTGCCAGCGCGGCCTCGCTCTCATATCCCCACTCCGTCAACTCATAGACTTGCGCGGACGCCGGAGGGGGCAGGCGCCGGCGCAGGAGCACGCCGTTCGCTTCCAAGCTTTCCAGCCGCTGCGTCAGCACGTTTGCGCTGATCGCGGGAAGGCCGCGCCGCAGTTCGCTGAAGCGGCGCGGCCCGAACATCAGCTCGCGCAGGATTAAAGGGACCCAGCGTTCCCCGACCAATTCGAGGGCAAAAGCCATGCCGCAGGCGTCATCGTAGAGCCGGCCGGGTACCACAAGCTTATTGGTTACTTTTTCTAACGTCACAGTTGTTTTTAATAACTGACTGGCGCATCAAGTGCAAGCGAGGCGATTCGATCGCTCGACGAGAGGGAGCCGAAAATGTCCGATCCCATCCCCGTAATTACCGCGTTCCGCTGGGTTCCCGATTTCGCCAAAGGCCAGGTGCGCGATCTTCGCGTGCGCTGGGCGTTGGAAGAGGTCGGCCAGCCCTATCATGTCCGACTGGTCGATGGCGCAAGCGTCAAGGCGGCCGAGCATCGCTGTCTCCAGCCGTTCGGTCAGGTGCCGACCTATGAGCAGGACGGGTTTACCCTGTTCGAGTCGGGTGCGATTCTGATGCACATCGCGCGCACCCGGAAGGGGTTGCTGCCGGCCGATCCGGCCGCAGCGGCCGCCGCGGAACAATGGGTGTTCGCCGCGATGACGTCGGTCGAACCTGCGGTGCAGGATCTGGCGCTGGTCGATGTGTTCGAAGCCGACAAGCCCTGGAAGGAGGCACGTCGCCCGCTCAGCGTGCAACGCGTGCGCGACCGGCTCGAGGACCTGTCCCGCCGGCTGGGCGACAAGCCTTATCTGGAAGGCGAGTTCACCGCCGGCGACCTCATGATGGCATGCGTGTTGCGCGGGACTGCGCGATCCGGACTGCTGGCGGACTATCCCAACCTCGACGCCTACCTCGCCCGATGTCAGGCGCGGCCAGCCTTTCAGCGCGCGCTGGCGGCGCATCTCGCCGATTTCGACGAAACACCGCCGATTGCGGCCTGACCAGACACATAGGAGAGGGATATGGCTTATATCGATGGTTTTGTGGTGCCGATCCTGCCGGGCAAGCGCGACGCCTATCGCGAAACAGCAATGGCCGCTGCGCCGATCTTCCTCGAACATGGCGCGCTGCAGGTCGTGGAAAGCATCGGTGACGACGTCCCCCACGGGAAGGTTACCGACTTCTACCGTGCGGTCTCGGCGGAAGAGGGCGAGCTGGTGAACTTCTCGTGGATCCTGTGGCCATCGAAGGCAACGCGCAACGCCGGCATGGCGAAGGTCATGGCGGACGATCGCATGAAGAATTTGGGCGAGATGCCGTTCGACATGAAGCGCATGATCTTCGGCGGGTTCGAAGTCATTCTCGACACAGCGCTGGCTGAGGGAGAGGGATCATGACCGATAATTTCGTCTGGTATGAGCTGTGTACCAATGATCTCGATGGCGCGCAGGCCTTTTACGAAAGGCTGCTAGGATGGACCTGTGCCCCGTTCGGAGGCTCCGGTTCGGCGGAAACCCCGGAATATCGGATCTTTTCGATGAACGGGGCCGGCATAGCCGGATTGATGCCGCTGCCCGAGGGCATGACCACGCCGTTCTGGCTCGGTTATGTCGGCGTTGGCGATTGCGACGCCGCGACCGCAAGCGCCGAAGCCGCCGGTGCCCACATCCATCGCACGATGGAGATTCCTACTGTTGGCAAGATCACTTTGCTGAGCGACCCGCAGGGCGTCGGCTATGCGATCATTCAGGGCTATAGCGACAGGAAGAGCGAGGCCTTTGCCGTAGGCAAGCCAGGCCATGGCAATTGGCACGAACTCTACAGCCCCGATCCGGTCGCGGCCTTGGATTATTATGCCGGCCAATATGGCTGGACCAGGGGCATGACCATGCCGATGGGCGCGATGGGCGACTACCAATTGGTCCAGGCCGACGGCGTCGACATCGGCGGCATGATGCGCGCGCCGGAAAATGTACCGCCCTCATGGGGCTATTATTTCGGCGTGGACGCCGCCGCCGATGCGATCGAGCGGGCCAAGGCTAATGGCGGTGCGGTCCTGAATGGGCCGATGGAGGTGCCGGGGCCAATGTACATTGCCCAGCTGACGGATCCGCAGGGTGCCTATGTCGCCGTAGTCGGGCCGCGCTGAAACGCGGCACCAAAACGATATTTCAGGAGAGAGACGATGGCCCGTATCACCCCCTGCCTCTGGTATGATGGAACTGCCGAAGAGGCGGCCAAGCTTTACGCCAGCATATTTCCCGATTCCTCGGTCGATGCGGTCCATCGCGCGCCCGCGGATTATCCGAGCGGCAAGGCCGGCGACGTCCTCACGGTGGATTTCACCGTACTCGGCATGAAGTTCATGGGGCTGAACGGCGGACCCTACTTCCAATTGAACGAGGCGGTTTCCTTCCAGGTCCACACTGCGGATCAGGAAGAGACCGACCGTTACTGGGACGCGATTATCGCCAACGGCGGCGCGCCCAACGCGTGCGGCTGGTGCAAGGACAAGTTCGGCCTGTCCTGGCAGATTACGCCGAAGGTGCTGACGGAGATGATGACGAGCAAGGATGCTGCCGCATCCAAGCGCGCGATGGAGGCGATGATGACGATGCACAAGATCGACATTGCGGCGTTGGAGCGCGCTTTCCGCGGAGAGGAAGCGTGAGCGCGGATTTTTTTCGAGCTCTCGATCGAATGCACCGTCGAGACGGTCGCGAAGAGGCTGGTCGGGACGTAAGCGTCCCGCCGCATCAGGCGAAGGCGGCCGCGCCCTTCAGCAGCTTGTAGGAATCGATCACCTCCTGCAGTGCTTTCTCGTGCCTGCGATCGCCGCCGTTACGGTCGGGATGATAGCGCCGCACCAATTCGCTGTAGCGTTCGCGCAGCGCGCGGCGATCGACATCCGCCTCCAGCCCCAGCACGCGCAACGCACGACGCTCGTTGTCGCTGAGCGGCTTGCCGTCCTTACGCGCGGCGTGGCGGCCGGTGCCATAACGGGCCTGGATCGCATCAAGCGGATCGAGGAAGTCGGCCCAGCGCGGCGTGCCGCCAGCCCCGACGTTGAAGGCGCGCGTCTCGCGCTCCCAGCCGGCATAGGGGCGCTGTTGCGCGTTGATCTCTTCGGCGCTCATGCCGTTGAAGAAATTGTAGCGCCCGTTGAATTCGCGCACATGATTCAGGCAGAGGAAGCGCCATTCACCGGGTCCGTTGAAACCCGAACGCGGACCGTCTTCCGGAGGCGCACGGAATTCGCCGGGCTCGGCGCATCCCGGCTCGCTGCACTGGCGCTCGCCCGGCACGCGACCGTGAAAACGCGGTTGTCTTTGCCCGGCATCTGCCACGCATGATTCTCCCTTAAACCCCGCTATATAAGAAGCATGACGCAAACTCCCACCGGTCCCGTGGCCACCCAGATCGAACAATTGCTTCGGGCCGCCCTAGCGCCTGAACGGCTTGCCGTGATCGACGACAGCATCAAGCATCGCGGCCACGCCGGCCACGATCCGCGCGGCGAAAGCCACTTCACCGTCGAGATCACGGCTAAGGCTTTTGCGGGTAAGGCGCGCGTGCAGCGCCACCGGCTGGTCAATCAGGCCTTAGCGGATCTGCTGCGCGATCGTGTCCATGCGCTGGCGATCGTGGCGCGCGCCCCGGACGAGGGCTGACGCGTCATGTGCAACGAATTTGCCCGCCGCATTTCGCTTGATCAGCTTCGCGCCGGGTGGGTCGCGGCGGACACGAAATTGCTCTTCCCCGAAGCGCTGCCAAACATGCCCGCGCTGGACAGCATCCGCATCACCGATCCGGCTATCATCATCCGCGCAGCGCAGCGAGAAGAGGGTGCCGAGGTAATAACCCGCCGGTGGAGCTGGCCCCAGGCCAACGGCAAGCCGGTCTACAATTTTCGATCCGACGGGCGCGAATTCACCAACGGCGTCACAAGCGGCCGCTGCCTGATTCCTGCCGACGGATTTTACGAGTTCACCACTCCGCCTCCAGCGCGCGAAGGCGAAGCTCCAACGAAAAAGCCGGCAAAGTCGAAATGGGAACTGCGCCTGCGCGGGTTCGACTGGTTCTGTATCGCGGGGCTGTGGCGGACCGATCCGAATGTTGGCGAGGCGTGGACGATGCTGACCACGGCTCCAGGTCCGGACATAGCGCCGTTTCATGATCGCCAGGTCGTCCTGCTTACCCCCGCCGATTATGCGCGCTGGCTCGACGGCTCCGCACCCGCGGCGGAGCTGTGCCGTCCGCTTTCCGCCGGCACGCTCGACGTACGGCAGGTGCGCTGATCGCCGATCGGCAGGCGCATTGACGCGGACGGCACGGAGGATCAGCATCTTGCCATCGCCGCGAGGCGATCCGGAGGAGAGACGAAGATGATCCAGTTTCGCGCCGCTTTGATCCTGCTCGCTGCCGCCGCCCCCATTCCCGTTGCCGCAGCGACGACCAAATTCCAGGTGCAACTGGCCGGCGCCGCCGAGGTGCCGGGGCCGGGTGCCGCCCAGGGGATGGGAGAGGCTGCACTGACTTTCGACACCGGCAAGAACCAGCTCTGCTACCGGCTCCACGCCATGGGTACCGACACGCCGACGATGGCGCATATCCACAAAGGTGCGGCCGGCACTGCCGGCGGGGTCGTCCTACCGCTCACCGCGCCCACCGACGGGACGTCCGAGGGCTGCGCGGCGGTTGCGCGCGACCTGCTCGCGGCGATCCTGGCGACGCCCTCCGACTATTACGTCAACGTGCATACCGCCGCCTTCCCGGCTGGGGCACTGCGCGGCCAGCTCAAGTAGCGGTTGCCCGGATCCTGCGGCCGGACGGCAGGCCGTGGAGGTATGAAAATGGGACGAGCGCCCCGGCACGCCGGGTCCTTTATGCGAGCAAGGGCGTTCTGCCCCTGTCTTAATCGAAGGAATTGCGCATGGCCGGCAACGACCACGATATCAGCACGCTCAACTCGTTAATCGCCACCACCCTCGACAGCGTCGAAGGTTATCGCGAGGCGTCGAAGGACATTGAAGGCGGGCGCCTCGGTGCCCTGTTCAGTGATCGCGCCAACGAACGAACGCAAGTTGCCACCGCGCTTCAGGG
It includes:
- a CDS encoding response regulator, with protein sequence MNILFVEDDAMNRRVVRDMLTVAGATMDEAEDAESGLQMIDAYDYDIVLMDLRMPGMDGLTAIRHIRARTDDKASVPVIVVTADTALDICRDCIDQGADEVILKPVAMNKLFDAIGRLIARGNSRMMLN
- a CDS encoding nucleoside deaminase, whose amino-acid sequence is MRLALPVPMRIALDLAAEAALAGEVPVGAVVTLDGSVIATSANMMLAGNDPTAHAEIVAIRRAAQKLDRPRLEGCDLWVTLEPCAMCAGAIAHARIGRLYYAAEDPKGGAVVHGPRFFAQPTCHHRPEVYGGIGAGEAADQLRQFFAIRR
- a CDS encoding YqaE/Pmp3 family membrane protein, which codes for MQRDVSPAAVIAAILLPPLGIYLARGIEPAFWIGTVLTILFWVPGILFALAVVLRPDFLARA
- the rpmB gene encoding 50S ribosomal protein L28; translated protein: MSRICELTGKGRQVGHNVSHANNKTKRTFLPNLQNVTLISDKLGKGVKLRVSTHGLRSVEHVGGLDNWLLKAKGETLSLRARRLKREIEKASVAA
- a CDS encoding glycine zipper 2TM domain-containing protein, translated to MSTRIVAMVFKTLRLAGTAIIAATMLVPTFAGAQYYRGPAPYYQAGYSRDGYASDRDGYSRDRDGYGYDRGRRDRDRRHANRDRRDYRHCDRGTGGTILGAIAGGLLGNAAVGRRGNHTAGALAGAGVGALAGNAIDRDC
- the cobT gene encoding cobaltochelatase subunit CobT, which produces MAEQSPLDALRSVLAGAARAMAHEPELELSFTTEAPSASLKQLRVPMPGRNLPREQVAEARGFADSFALRERHHDSKLHARGAPLDPAARLVFDAVEQARVEALGARAMEGVRANLTHALEMRLRSDSLTRARSRAEVPLASALALMVRERLTGEKPPIIAEGGIALVRDWIEEKAGADLDALELLLDDQRAFARLTTRLLEDLELVEAQPEATEPEESSSEQGEEPEEGEDTENGDEDQPGGQSDGQMDVRSDASESDEQGETRESEEGEFEGDGQEGDQGDEGMQPVRPNRPAADTPGFLDYKAYTTRFDEVVTASELCDEEELTRLRAYLDQQLIHLQGAVTKLANRLQRRLMAQQNRSWEFDQEEGLLDAARLARVVASPTHSLSYKIERDTDFRDTVVTLLIDNSGSMRGRPISIAAISADIMARTLERCGVKVEILGFTTRAWKGGQSREAWLQAGRPATPGRLNDLRHIVYKRADEPYRRARKSLGLMMREGLLKENIDGEALLWAHGRLMARAEERRILMVISDGAPVDDSTLSVNSGSYLEKHLRQVIAWIETKSPVELVAIGIGHDVTRYYARAVTIMDAEQLGGTMVEQLAGLFDAA
- the cobS gene encoding cobaltochelatase subunit CobS encodes the protein MADISNIQPDSRSDTVMDAPDQMKKVRDLFGIDSDMEVPAFSEADERVPDLDPAYVFDPDTTLAICAGFAFNRRVMIQGYHGTGKSSHIEQVAARLNWPMIRINLDAHISRIDLVGRDAIVLRDGQQVTEFREGLLPWALQTPSALVFDEYDAGRPDVMFVIQRVLETEGKLTLLDQNRVIRPNPYFRLFATSNTVGLGDTTGLYHGTQQINQGQMDRWNIVVTLNYLPAAIEAQIVLAKSGEYDKPDGKKTVDNMVKVADLTRQGFMAGDISTVMSPRTVISWAQNTLILGDIGFAFRLSFLNKCDEAERPLVAEYYQRVFGKDLPESIVGKA
- a CDS encoding winged helix-turn-helix transcriptional regulator, which encodes MAFALELVGERWVPLILRELMFGPRRFSELRRGLPAISANVLTQRLESLEANGVLLRRRLPPPASAQVYELTEWGYESEAALAALGRWAVRSPLHDPRLPLSGASLMMSFRTMIDPARAAGIDAEIGFRIGPDPFAAHLGNGALEVTRAPATAPAFAMSTDEARNIAAAVYAGEPLARLEAAGLVRVEGDRALAARFVTLFPLPAKVA
- a CDS encoding glutathione S-transferase family protein, coding for MSDPIPVITAFRWVPDFAKGQVRDLRVRWALEEVGQPYHVRLVDGASVKAAEHRCLQPFGQVPTYEQDGFTLFESGAILMHIARTRKGLLPADPAAAAAAEQWVFAAMTSVEPAVQDLALVDVFEADKPWKEARRPLSVQRVRDRLEDLSRRLGDKPYLEGEFTAGDLMMACVLRGTARSGLLADYPNLDAYLARCQARPAFQRALAAHLADFDETPPIAA
- a CDS encoding DUF1428 domain-containing protein — protein: MAYIDGFVVPILPGKRDAYRETAMAAAPIFLEHGALQVVESIGDDVPHGKVTDFYRAVSAEEGELVNFSWILWPSKATRNAGMAKVMADDRMKNLGEMPFDMKRMIFGGFEVILDTALAEGEGS
- a CDS encoding VOC family protein; translated protein: MTDNFVWYELCTNDLDGAQAFYERLLGWTCAPFGGSGSAETPEYRIFSMNGAGIAGLMPLPEGMTTPFWLGYVGVGDCDAATASAEAAGAHIHRTMEIPTVGKITLLSDPQGVGYAIIQGYSDRKSEAFAVGKPGHGNWHELYSPDPVAALDYYAGQYGWTRGMTMPMGAMGDYQLVQADGVDIGGMMRAPENVPPSWGYYFGVDAAADAIERAKANGGAVLNGPMEVPGPMYIAQLTDPQGAYVAVVGPR
- a CDS encoding VOC family protein, whose translation is MARITPCLWYDGTAEEAAKLYASIFPDSSVDAVHRAPADYPSGKAGDVLTVDFTVLGMKFMGLNGGPYFQLNEAVSFQVHTADQEETDRYWDAIIANGGAPNACGWCKDKFGLSWQITPKVLTEMMTSKDAAASKRAMEAMMTMHKIDIAALERAFRGEEA
- a CDS encoding J domain-containing protein, which gives rise to MADAGQRQPRFHGRVPGERQCSEPGCAEPGEFRAPPEDGPRSGFNGPGEWRFLCLNHVREFNGRYNFFNGMSAEEINAQQRPYAGWERETRAFNVGAGGTPRWADFLDPLDAIQARYGTGRHAARKDGKPLSDNERRALRVLGLEADVDRRALRERYSELVRRYHPDRNGGDRRHEKALQEVIDSYKLLKGAAAFA
- a CDS encoding BolA family protein, with the translated sequence MTQTPTGPVATQIEQLLRAALAPERLAVIDDSIKHRGHAGHDPRGESHFTVEITAKAFAGKARVQRHRLVNQALADLLRDRVHALAIVARAPDEG
- a CDS encoding SOS response-associated peptidase family protein, whose protein sequence is MCNEFARRISLDQLRAGWVAADTKLLFPEALPNMPALDSIRITDPAIIIRAAQREEGAEVITRRWSWPQANGKPVYNFRSDGREFTNGVTSGRCLIPADGFYEFTTPPPAREGEAPTKKPAKSKWELRLRGFDWFCIAGLWRTDPNVGEAWTMLTTAPGPDIAPFHDRQVVLLTPADYARWLDGSAPAAELCRPLSAGTLDVRQVR
- a CDS encoding CHRD domain-containing protein yields the protein MIQFRAALILLAAAAPIPVAAATTKFQVQLAGAAEVPGPGAAQGMGEAALTFDTGKNQLCYRLHAMGTDTPTMAHIHKGAAGTAGGVVLPLTAPTDGTSEGCAAVARDLLAAILATPSDYYVNVHTAAFPAGALRGQLK